A window of Candidatus Neomarinimicrobiota bacterium contains these coding sequences:
- the rpsJ gene encoding 30S ribosomal protein S10, translating into MAKQTIRISLKAYDHSLIDKSTEKIVKTAKSTGAIISGPIPLPTKRTIYTVLRSPFVDKKSREQFQTKIHKRLIDILNSTPKTVEALMKLDLPAGVDIEIKV; encoded by the coding sequence GTGGCTAAACAAACCATACGCATTAGTTTGAAGGCTTACGATCATTCATTGATCGATAAGTCCACGGAAAAAATCGTGAAAACTGCAAAATCTACCGGAGCTATTATTTCCGGACCGATACCACTACCTACCAAACGAACGATTTACACTGTACTGCGTTCGCCTTTCGTAGATAAGAAATCGCGTGAACAGTTTCAGACGAAAATTCATAAACGGTTAATTGATATTTTAAACTCAACACCCAAAACAGTAGAAGCATTGATGAAGCTTGATCTTCCTGCCGGTGTGGATATTGA